TCTACGTGGGAGAGAAAGGAGAGGAGGGAgaggaaggaagaggaagaggacaTAAGAAAGAACGACAGGGATAAAAGCCAGCTAACTTTTCTGGAGACGCAATCACGTCTTCAAGAATTGCGTCTGAATACTTTAAAGTTTATCCTCGAGTCAGATTGGGGAATACTTGCGCACTACCGGAAGTTCCGATGTTGTTATACTTATGTCCTTAAAAAGTTAAAGCAGAAATCACTAATTCGATAATCCGATAAAGTTTATAATCCGTAAACTTAGTTCAATGTCAACTGTTATTGATATAATTTGTAAGAATTCGATTTGTTTTCCAAATAGGtcgttatttttcttctacaCCTTTTTCCTGCTCTATGGAATTTGTGCGCACTCGTTTATTAGGTTCAGTTTATCCGGAAGtagagaaagaagaatcgaTCTTGTAGAAGTTACACACATTTTGATGCACGCAGTTAAGCTAAAGGACATATTGTTAGAtgtatctttttgtttctttttgagGTTTATGTCTACCATTTtcttagaaaaaatattttttgatcctttcaaagaaaattaattcttcaagagattttaattaaacaatgtTTTAATTCGAATTTAAAAGATACTTAGTAATTGTTTTAGCAAAATTAAGTATAGGTTAAATTGGAATGATGACGAATGAATCTTAAGTTAAATGCCCCTTGGTTATGTTTCCCCACTCCCGCGACTAGTGGGAACGATCCGAAACATTTAAGAAACACATATATCAAACAAGAAGGATACATTCGCATCTGTGTCGCGATTGTTGTGTCACGATGGAAAACAAGTGACCCAGATTCGCCCCTACCTAAACAAGTGCCTCTACCTGTTGCACTTCATCCCCAATGCATGAAAACCTCCATCTACTAAAGAAATATGTAGACACCTTTTCgccttttataatattttttcctttgaatttttttatatctttctcgtctacttgaaaattataataaagcgTTTAAGAATATTAGaattaatattagtattagaaaaaaataaaaggaaaaaatactttttcgtaaaaagaataagaatgaaaaaaattaatagttaATATTCCTTgcaattttactaattttgaCTTTCATCGCTTTTTATCGATAAACGTAATTCTCAGAATCATTTTTGGGTTGAAAAATcggtgaaaaaaaagaaatatttaaaaatgaaaaatcgatcTAAATCAACAGTAAGTAAAATCGAAGCGTGTTTAGGAGAAGGAGTCAAGGATCCTTCTTTTTAGGTGCCACACTAAAATGTCACGGAAGTGATAGTAATCGGTGAAAAGGGTGGCACGAATgaaaaacaaatacaaaacaaacgatgaaaAACAAATACGTGAATATTCACTTAAATCTTTATGCAAACTTCCAGCAGCTTTTGTATAACCATTTATTATAGAAGCACAAATCacgaatatgaaatattcttctatcCAAACTGAATACGTaatgaataaaaaacaattatatgattattacaatatttcaataacatAGAAATTCCCGTTAATTCtccgaataaatatttattcaaaagaCTCATCCACCAAACAgagcgaataaaattaaataccacataaacagaaaataattctggaagaaaatattacatataaattacaacTATTCAACTTTAAATTAAACACAAATATTTACTCGAATAtccaaaaattaatctttaCCAAGCAGAGTTTGTCTAAAGCAAATGTGATATGGATGAAGAATAAACAGATAAATCAATAACATCAAACAGatcttaaatttcatatatgttTGCAGTAGATGTTTTATAATgtctatgtatattttcagattttgttcaaattttacaatcaaaaTAGTCATTATAGTACTAATGATACTATAAGCGTGGGGCCAGGGACCCCATGGAGCTGCAAAAATACTTATCAACAAAATTAGTGAACAATTATCAGAATTACACAAAATACGTCTGTTAGTATGCAAATTTTAACTTTGCTAAAATGATGTCTGTTAAATCAAAACGTTATTGAATCCTTCAACGAGGCTCGCTTATCATGGCAGTTTTAAAAACAGTTTTGGCCATTGTCGTCGTATTCtaattaatagtaatagtaataatctAATTGAATGTCATATTGTGACAGATTAACCAAAGAATCTTTAAATACTAATTTCCTATTGATTTAACAAGCATCGATCTAGCCAGGTTAAacttttttcaatttgattTACCTGTAGGTCCCCAAAATGACTATCAGCTTCAGATCTCCAAAGGTTTAAATCTGCTACTGTATACGACTCAGACAAATCATTCCCATTCCACTAAATCTCTGGAATAGGAAACTGTAAACCTTTTGTACTATTATATGGAGCGATAGTCAGAACAGTCGTGCAACCATGGAGAGAAACAGTTACAGATGGGTCAGTGTAATCCATCTCAACATTCTTACTTGACCAAGTCACTCAGATAGGAAATCTCAGActattatattgaaaaatcatgaaaataaTCGCGTGAAAAGAAGCAGTTACTGATAGATCAATCGGTGTTCCATCTCAAAAGTCTTGGTACAGGGATCATCGATTCTGCTTGGTGATGATTATTATTTGCCAAGactcataaataataaaggaGATAGCCGGTGGTGTAATTGAATCAAAATAATGTAGAGGTATCGTGTTATACGCCTCGGGCAATCATAACTCAGGCTATCTCGTCTGTGTGTCGGCCCATGTCGGCCCGAGGTGACTACGGGGGATGCGCCGAGGGTGCCTCTATATAAAGGGTGTCATCTCTAACCCCGGACACTCGTTCCACCGCAGCAACAGGCCGCAAACGTCGCGTATTCCTCCTGCGTACGCGATAGTTTCCTTTCTATTTCCCtacctttcttcttcttcttcattttgTGCAACAAATTCACCGGAATCCATCCACCAAGGGCAGGAACTTGACACATCCGGAGACCATCGAGGAAGATTTTCGATACTCATAACAACTACACTTACGACATGGTGAGTGATTCAGTCTTCTTGTGAATTTTTGGTGCACCGGTGGATCTCTCTGTTTAGACCTTCTTTTTGCTATTATACTTTTTCttgactttttatttatttacgttcCTTCTTTTTGGAATAGGTTTAGATTAGGTAAAAGGTGCTTTGTGTATTAAGATCATGGTGAAAATGTTACTGATTTTCAGCTTTTGCATTCTTATGTAATttgaagttttttttttttaatagaatgtattaattttttctggtaaatctgatataattttgatagtGTTTCGTGGAGCATTGGATTGTTTTGTGTCAAAGGAAGGCAGAAATGATACCACAATTAGGGGCATACTTTGATCTTgatttttctaacaattttAGATAGTTTTGCGTCAGAAGAAGTCTTATTGTTAGTAAGTGAAGTCTGTTCTCAATTAAAGGtgattctatttaaaattgcTTGCATTGTCTTGTGAATTGACAATAGTTTTGATAATAAATGAGACGAAAGTTTCACTATTACCATTTACACTCGATTCCCACGAATTCTCATTGTGTTTGTGGCaaacatataataattgtCGAAGCAGTAACCACAGATTAGCAAAGAATAATGACAAAACAATTAAAAGCGTTCAAGTATCTTCTATTCTATCCTTGATTAATATTActtcgtttttaattattttacagttCCCACTGTTGTTTTTCTGTTTCCATGTAATTCAATCAAAACAGCAGTTAATTCGAGTACTGATCGATCTTCTTCCATTGAATTGACTAATTAGattaattttaagtattttacaaattatgaaTGTTTGCAGTTATGGACAAATAGTTACACTTTCTTGTAGGCCATAGCAAATGAAACTATAAAAAGGTTTAAAAGTTACATGCAGCTTAACtgtctttttttcaatttgaaatattaaatagatgTAAACATGATGTTTTGAAATGaactttataatttacatatttccatTAATGGAATGGAAAGaacatactattacaataACTAGTTTCAAATGTCTTTTGAACTTGTTTTGAAAAAGCTTACTTTCTTCTatggaattgaaaattattttaataaatttataaaacaacaTATAGTTATATTAAAGAAGATGAAGGTAACTTTGGAACGTGTAAAAAGTCTCCACTCCTGAAACAGGCACTCGTACCGCGTAATGTACCATTTGAAATCATTTAAGCTCGACCGTACGTTTCCGAATGAAGTCCGAATTACACTTTATTTCCATGGACAAATCGCAGATAGTGGggaaaattaatgaattttagCCGCATAAACAGTCCATTCCCTGgaaagtttaaataaataagataaataagaGTTCATTGATTATTtgcataataatattatcaatcTACTTCGATGACCTATGATATCATCTCATTAATTAATGAAGGAAGGAAAATGAAGCAATGATAGGAActtattacaataattttctctatctataatttttcatccaaataataatagattatATTGAGACAAGAGGATTTAACTATTAACCAACATTTCATTCCAATAAATGTGGTTCAAAAAAATGAGAATCTATTGTAATTCGTTTCAAACATTTGATACTTCCTTCCATGTACTATACAcatgaaatgataaaaatataataatttattttccacgcattgcatattttactattttctgtttcttctgcTTTGCGTTTTTATTACCTCTATACTAtatccattttttatttcaacagtAACATCAAAAGCAGAAATTATCTTGTACAAATTAGTATTTTGTTACTCATACAGCTCATCAGATCATTTCCGGTCAAGTAACTCAGCAGTTAACAAATTAACTCTAAATGTTCTCTACGTAGAATCACTTTGATTTTCATTGAAtgtatctatatttaatacttaCAATTAGTTGCATAAAACTAATTTGTAGGATTTCAttccataaataattaattatatttttattatattttattatatttactaaaGTTTAGTACTCCTTTCGCCTTTTGGACGAAGCAAATTCTTCCGTGCATTTTTCTgacagaaaaaaatattatgaataaaatattgatttatttaaggatgtcattatttattttgaaattttaatatactcCAAACATAGCGAAGGGATtgtaatgtattaaaatacaCACCTCTCCTCCCCTGAAACCAGATCCATTCATTAACCGTGATGCTAGAATGAACAAATGTATGCTGCTACATTTCTccttctatgtatatatatataattacgcttAATCGAATTATATTCAAGTTATTACACGCTCGCTTCACGAACCAAAACCTCTTTAACTTTTCGTTGCGCAGCTCATTGCTacgaaaaaattcaatattatttcaattagacACAATTTTCAAGCcaatttgtttatttgttaataaagaGTAGATCTCGTTACCTTTTTCTCACACAAACAATATCATGAGTCATCGATAAtatcattatacatatattttattataaaattcccTTCGTCAAACAAATCTCTTAAAAGCAAAGAgaaataagatatatatacatttatatatatttaatgaatatatgtatatgattttataaatatatatacatatatttaatattatataatatatatatataattcaactgataaatattaaattaataaaagaaatgtattATAGTACGTGCAGAGAGCATACAGGTTAGAGAGTCGTTTATCGCCATTCACGGAGTTAAATCGCATTTCTCCTTCCGTTATTTTCGATAGCTCTGACGAGATATTTCCTTTGCCAGtgacatatatttaaaattcctcATGGTTACACCCATCTTGTTTCGCCACTTTTCTTACGACTTGCTCGTACAAATTGCTATCAAAAGAGCGGTAGGTGTATCGAGGACGATGGATAACATAATTTGCGAAGTCGATCTTCTTCCGTAGCGGACAACGAATACGATATCAGACGGAGgacgaattttaattttacattcatccaacttcttcgttttattctttACCCTTCTTTGACGGCATTCTGATAGTTTTTGAGCTAAtgcttttgaaatttataaagtaaCAGTGATCATCATTGCTGGAGTCAAAGTTAAGGAGACTGGAagaaatttatgaataattctCTAATTGTGGAACAACCTAACCTCAATCCATGATGGAGATGaagtttggaatattttttcagTGGTGTTATTTAAcgatgatattattttaacgtgTTTCGAGAAGCTTTTCATTTCTATCGacttatacgtatatatgagGGAAAATCATAGTGGCGTAATcaagatattgaaaatttgcaTTCACACGCACAATCTTTTCTTATCTTCAATATTCCCCATCAAATCCAATTTCCCATTATAATCACAAACGTAATCaggagaaagaaatttcttacaatttcagtcttgataaaaaaatcaatcttattctccctttctttttctctgttcttCCACGAATCTTACTTTCGCATCACCATTGTAATTTTCCGGGTCTTCAtaatttttttcctttgttgCCTGTGTAGAAATTCCTCATTCGTCGTTAAAGAAACCTTGAGGCTTTGGGCCAGACCAAACGAAGAATAATAACATTGATAATGATCCAGTAGAGCATCGATATTATTCTTGGTCTTGGTTTATGTCGGTTATTCCTCTGGTTATTCTTCCTCGTAAATCCATACGTTTTTAGTAGAAAACGTAGGCGACGTGGTCATTATGAAGGGCGACCGTGTACAGGGTTAATTAAAGTAACGTAAGACGTCGTATTAATCTAGCTCGGTATACCGCGTTATTACTAAACATCCTGTTAAGACATCTAATAACAAGCCGATATTATTTATCACTGGCTTCCGACGCGGTCACCAACGACATATCTCAAATAATCTGGAGAAATCTGTAACAGAATCTTTCGACCAATTCTCTGAAAATCATAGCAGTGGAAGTTAAGATTTTGAGAATTTAGACTTATTACGTACTAACATTATTGTAAAAAAGTATCCGGATATTTgcttatttttgaaaatatgtattttaattatagattTATGGATAAGTTCCGGAGTATAATGAGTTATGTGATCGAAATACTCGGTTATATTGATTTTCGaaaattgatatataataataaagctGATGTTTGTAATTGTCAAGTAACCCTAACCTAACCCCAAATCTTgtagaatatatatttcgttaGTTGACAAACTTTTTATCTTTACCTACCCCTTATGTTGAAATTTAAGtagcaaaattatatattttatctgcAAATTCCagttttacataaaaaaaaaaaaaaaaatacgtttgatatttcttttctacatTCCTATCATcggatattttaataattctatggAACGTTGTTTGTGCAATTTTTAGGAGCTTTTAAGAGCTTCTTAAAAGCTTTTAAACAATCATTATGCTCAGGAGAGTGTACACGCGAATAAAACTGAAAGAAATACAGGGAAAAAGAGACGTATGAAATTATACACGAAACATTGTTACGCGGTGATTCTTTAGATCTTCATAACTACTCCTTATTGTGTATCCTATTCAATGGGGATTTCAGCGTTCTCGAATGTTATGCAAACGATGTTATCGTTCGTCTATCTTGttacgtaaaataaataatcagttctttctataaatattcctATGTACTCTCTATGTTAcgctttattttatcttttttgtatGACTTTTTTTCTCACCTTTGTAAGATCTCTTTcattgctattattattaatatacgtatttataaatatctgtgaattcataacattgtatattattttctgtattttactAGGTACTTTTTGAGAAAAAGTGCTCTCAGAGATAACCTATAAGTTCAgatttaaatcttttattgGTGTACTTGAGAGTTCACCAGAAAATTATTAGCGCATTTCTATTTCATCTAATGCCCAAaggattttaatattctttcagAAGAGCTCGTTAACATCGTTGTATGTGCTGTCCTTCATCTGCAACTGGGCGCTGGTTTCTTCCTCCATATTAACCCCCATGAAGGCTGATGGAAGTTTGAGAATCTTCAAGGATGGGCCCAATGACTTCGAATACGCACTGAAGAGGCATGACGTCGATAGAAGTTCGGAAGATTCTGATTCAAAAGAACGACGAAGCAGCGTGGGGTCCTCTTTCATAAGATACGGTCGCAGCGATCTGGACGGAAATATAGAGAGAGTTTCCAACAGCGATGGCGATGGTAGCTCGAAGGTGAACAGGTATCCTCGTTGGAAGTCACCGGATATCATCATTAGGTTTGGCCGATCGGGCTTCAAGAGCCTGAACGACGACACACATTACAGACACGGAAGAAATAACTTGAATTTTCTCAGGTAAATGAAAGTGAATTAGATTTTCgaagattttatttaaattaaaagtttgtCAAATATCTATCGAAGTAAAGGCAATTACTGCTGATGTctgttaattgttaattagtaACGAAAATTAGCTGtcggaattttaaaatgtctCCTGAAATCCTGAAGCTTCCGTTGAGAAAACTAGttacatttaatttcgttCCTCTAACCACAATTCGTCGGTTGATCTATTGATCTACACAGTTATGTATCAGTGTGCACCAATTAGATCTAGAAATAGTACTAGTAGTGGTATCTTCATATGACTACAAAAATTTGGtacaatgaaaatgaaatgaaaaccTGCTAAAAAAAAGTTTTTTGGAAAATAAGATGTATGCtaatactttttgtagtcACTGTAtctgataataataatgttcaTAATGTTCTTAgtaatattcattttctaCTAGATACGGCCGGAACGTGCAAATTTATCCCCTAGAAATCGACATGACTACGATGTGCTCCGATCTACTGTCAAATGACGAGATCAACGATCTTCATCCGTACGAGGCGAGGTTGCTTCGCCTGTGTAACATTTTGAACAACAGCGATATAGAACATAGAAACAGTCCGGACTTCTTAGAGGACCGGCTCGTTTCGAAACACAATTAGATATGCTCTTGTAATCGATCCATCGCGCCTATTCATCGGAATTCGTGCCAAGACCCGCCGTCAACAGCTCACTTTCGGGACACAGCACCGCAATCGATCCCGAAATTCCGATGGACAACGTTGTTATCGGCCGATCCATACTCAGTTATGACTTGACGAAGACCTGTTACACCTTTCTTCGAGCTTTTAGCCTTGCAAATGATTTTATGGAGCCGGTTGATGCTTTCGTCTTGGTCTTTCAGGTAAAACTGCGCTTAATAGTATTAGACAACTACTGTCGACTATTAGTCAACAATGATGTCGCAAGGATCACGAATTGATCTTTCAAAGGAAAAGCATGATATAATTCACATTTTCTAGCTTTAACAGAGGAGCAATTCTTAAATTCAATACAACGTCAACGAATTCTACATcatattatttgtttgttaGAAAACAATTTGTGGATATTTATTATCTACTTTGCAAAATCTTATATTTCCAAGTCTGtaagattattctctttctcaactgtttcatattaaaacatttttcttcagACATCAAGTGACATAATGGTCAGAAACAAAAATggatttatcatatttttcccATGTGATTGTTAAATTTTGAACTGAGACAGATTGAATCGAgtcgaaattttttaatttttctcatggatcgattttagaatttttattgcgCTATTTGATTTTCACAGAGATATTTCAGTGAGTTCCTTGAATTTCGTAAAGATTCAAGAAAATTTGTGGATCGTTGTGCGATCATATGTAAATAATgctgtttaatattatttttgttaacgCATTATTACGTTTTTTAATGGCTGTAATATGGCCCTTTTTttgcataatttattaattagtaatAGTGAACTGACGAATGACAAGTtgatttcttctttataaatgtacaattttacgTTAAATAGATTAATCAAATGATTTatatgttatttgttatatatatatatatatatatatgttttttatataaatttatttgtaaaattccatTTGCTTTGCTATCGAACTTGGCCCAATTATGTAAGAAAGTCAATTGCTAATCTGTATTGATAATCTGTAACTTGTGAATTGTAAAATTCCATTTGCTTTGCTATCAAACTTGGTCCAATTATGTAAGAAAGTCAATTGCTAATCTGTATTGATAATCTGTAACTTGtgaattgtaaaatttcattaataatattatagttcAGATAGATGAATTATCAATAATTCTAAGAAAAGAAGAACTGtttgtatttatttgaatcaataatatttaattatcaatgATACGAAACATGATACATGGAAGCAGTGATTATTACCTGTTTTAAgcaacaattttataattcctttttaatgaataaattttgCCGTCTAAAGAGATAAGCGTAACAATAAGTTATATGAATCACTATAGTAGAAACTTGGTGTATCAATTTATGCGATAGTCTATAACGATCTACCTCACTAATTACTTTtcacaaattaatttctattttatcagtagtaaaaaaatatttttctacgatcttttcaaaattttatgtcGTCGCTAACTAGTCTAATTATTGATTTTTGCCTTCGTAGATAATTTTAAAACCGTAAATGGTTTCTGTTCATAaagatttatttgtttaattaacaaaaaggccgacgaataacgttgtaccaTAACGTTCCTTCTGGGTACTTTAATGTACATCCACCTGCGTATTCAgtgtaaataaagaaaatttcattggctTCGTATAAGTGAATTGAGAGTCCGCGAGATTAGTCCAAACAGAGAAGAGATGAAATAAAACTTGAACGTTTCTGCGTTACAACAATCGTCTTCATTGTCTATAACAAAACTAAATCGTCATTCCATTGTTAGATTGTCGAGTACCTGAAAAAATTTTGGCTAAGTCCTAACAACCTAGCAGCAGAGAtaatgattaattttaaaataatatattagttTCTTGCACAGACTAAAGTGCAATAaagcgaattttttaaatatagttaaacttaattttctaacattattttaaattaattaaaatcattatttatgaattttcgAAGAACCAATTGAGTTTACTTATTGCTagcaaattttccatttattttttcaacataaatatataaaaaaaacgcATTACCTATGGGATGACCTAATAATATctacaaattaatttcgtatttGAGATGAAATGAAAAGTTGCCAAACTGAAATAGAGAATTCTTATCTTATGAGACTAACAATAATTGTGTCGTcactgtaataataattttttttatattactattattattaggaagatatattttgttatcctTTTCTAAAGTTTTATGGACCTAGTTATTATTTTCTGGAGTATTCCACAATTTGAATAGGAgctagtattatattattgtacattGTCTGTAACCTGAACATTATTCTTAAAGtgaatgtaaatttaatacacgcgtataattaaataattaaagggACAAAAAAAGTGACTGGAAATGTGGTTTACGTTTCTGATTCATTCACCCCTTTCCATAATACGCTTTTCCTCCTTCGTTTATGGTGACCTGAGAAAAATCAAGACTTACCACTACTATTTCCAGTGGAATCTTCAAATTTGTACGTATTGCTTGGAATTTTCCTCACGTACAGTTAAACTCGCGATtaccatagaaaatttttattaacatatgaTACGTGTTATACAAATCATTTTGAAACATTCACACCAAccgttaattatattaattttggaTGACTAATACAATCGTAATTCCTTTTCAAAGGAGTCCATAAAATTGCACAGAATATTGTTCAGTCTTATTAAAAACGAGAAAAGTATTATTAGAAAGAAGGAAACATCCTTATTGAAAAAATGAGAAGGTTCCACTTACACTTCCTGTCTATTTAGTccctttaaatattcttaccACTCAGTTCCCAAGCCTGCACAATACTCGTTTTATGTATACAAAATAATCCAAAATAAAGCTTGAACTCTTCCAACGATAGTATCTCCAATTCCCAAGCCGATTCTTCTCGAAGCATCATTCAAGCAATCAGCATTCACCTTTTTGTACATATAACAGTGGATAACacggaaataataataagaataaaatcgaTTTCCTCTTTCCATAAAGAGCAGCCATCATGAAAAAATCCATCTACCGCTAAAACGGAAATAAGCCAAAATAACCAAGCGAATCTTCgtagggaaaaaaaaaaaaaggaaaccaTCCAAACTACTAACCCTCCTAAATGTCGCTATTTCTCCCAATCAACCCGGAGGAAATTCGTTGAAGCTGTTTACACGTACACCATACGATACAAACACATCCTCATAAATGACGACAAAAATTCTGCGGGTTTCATTGAGCTCCGGTAGTCCTCTTTTGCCATATTAACTCGTGTCCAGAAGCAAACGAAGAAGAATGATCGGGGCTGAACTGCCTCTGAACATCCCTTCGCCTCTTCCGCGGTTTTTCTTCGTTGTGGTCCATTAATCCGAAGAATTATGACAGACTCGCGAGATTCTTCGGATCTCGTGCACGTGGATACACAATGTGATCACCAGGCGTTCCTCTTTCGATGCGATCCACGCGTTTGTGCCTAATCCATGCCCCAGCTGACCGACGTCCTATGGCTTCGACTAACTATCCAGAGCTTTGGTGAACGCACGGCTTTATTCCGCTGTCACTTGTGACCAAGTTTCAAAACGATTGGAGCTATCGAGTGAGAGGCCAGTAGAGCAGAATAGAACAGGAGTTCGTTGAGTCGATCGAGGATTGAGTTGATGAAGATCGCGATGGTCGACATCGATTCACGTTGATCTAGAGAAACTACGAGGTACGACTCACTACGTGTGTGTATAGTGTGTAGATGTAGTGAGGATTCGTTTAGAATAGTTTAAAATAATCGATGAATCCGTGGTGTAAGTTGAGTCCAGTTAAATtcgtgaaaattttttattctttctgtATTTAGAGGTAGGATCACAATAGCTATTAGTTTATTCTTcggataaatctatcacaccGTTCTGAGCTGAATAACCTTTATTGCACTTTTTTACATCGACTAGGGATAAAAGCAAAAGAATGTcttaaacctatcgattaAATCTATCGATTATATCTAGAACGatcttctagttactatttattgtaactagcGCATCTGCATATGGATGGCGATTCTTGGATAACTGTATCTATGTTGATTGGTCAATGGAATTGTTTCACTGATGTGACCGTATTTCGTGTAATCGAATACAATTTCAGAAGCTTCACcacgaagaaaaatttagtTGAAATTTGAATCTGCATTGAACCAATTACACGTCAGTAAAACTCAATGTTATCCGTAATTCACATTGAACAAGATTTAAAgataaacaaaagaaaaagtaatatacaTGATAATAgtacgaaaaaaaagaaatatttagatttaCAATTATCTTACATTTATTTAGCGATTCAATTTATCTTCTCGTTATGGAAATTTTCgttgttatttttacaatGTTCTTTCAATACCTCTGATCCTTAGTATTGAACATTTTTCTTATCAAAATAATCTTGTAAAAGCCGTAATCTAAAATAAGCTTTC
The genomic region above belongs to Bombus fervidus isolate BK054 chromosome 19, iyBomFerv1, whole genome shotgun sequence and contains:
- the LOC139996885 gene encoding FMRFamide-related peptides; the encoded protein is MKSSLTSLYVLSFICNWALVSSSILTPMKADGSLRIFKDGPNDFEYALKRHDVDRSSEDSDSKERRSSVGSSFIRYGRSDLDGNIERVSNSDGDGSSKVNRYPRWKSPDIIIRFGRSGFKSLNDDTHYRHGRNNLNFLRYGRNVQIYPLEIDMTTMCSDLLSNDEINDLHPYEARLLRLCNILNNSDIEHRNSPDFLEDRLVSKHN